A genome region from Tolypothrix sp. PCC 7712 includes the following:
- the queF gene encoding preQ(1) synthase, translating into MTNNTTEIKYGEREIAEGQLITFPNPRVGRKYDISITLPEFTCKCPFSGYPDFATIYISYVPDERVVELKALKLYINSYRDRYISHEESANQILDDFVAACDPLEATVKADFTPRGNVHTVVEVRHQKQQNNIF; encoded by the coding sequence ATGACAAATAACACTACAGAAATTAAATACGGCGAACGCGAGATTGCGGAAGGACAGCTAATTACATTTCCGAATCCGCGTGTGGGTAGAAAATATGACATTAGTATTACATTGCCGGAATTTACCTGTAAATGTCCGTTTTCTGGTTATCCAGATTTTGCCACAATTTATATTAGCTACGTACCTGATGAGCGTGTAGTGGAATTGAAAGCACTCAAGCTTTACATTAACAGTTACCGCGATCGCTATATTTCCCATGAAGAATCTGCTAATCAAATTCTTGATGATTTTGTCGCAGCTTGTGACCCTTTAGAAGCTACAGTAAAAGCAGATTTTACTCCCCGTGGGAATGTGCATACAGTAGTGGAAGTGCGTCATCAAAAGCAGCAAAATAATATCTTTTAG
- a CDS encoding 2'-5' RNA ligase family protein, producing MNLFFIALLPPQDIQDYANQIKQYFVDNYASRHAQKSPPHITLQPPFQWADSEMSRLETSVGELAMGKQPVPITLKGFAAFAPRVIYINVLRTPELLNLQADLMAHVEATLGIVDEVGKTRPFAPHMTVAFRDLTKQNFKAAWPEFENRQLHFEFIADKLTLLMHDGRRWNIKSEFALLTE from the coding sequence ATGAATCTCTTTTTTATTGCTTTGCTACCACCGCAAGATATTCAAGATTACGCTAACCAAATTAAGCAATATTTTGTTGATAATTATGCCAGCAGACACGCGCAAAAGTCTCCTCCACACATTACTTTGCAACCACCCTTTCAATGGGCTGATAGCGAGATGTCACGCTTAGAAACATCTGTGGGGGAGTTAGCGATGGGAAAACAGCCAGTACCGATTACCCTCAAAGGGTTTGCTGCCTTTGCGCCCCGTGTCATATATATAAATGTATTGAGAACTCCAGAATTGTTGAATTTGCAAGCCGATTTAATGGCTCATGTCGAAGCAACTTTGGGTATTGTGGATGAGGTTGGTAAAACTCGTCCCTTCGCACCCCACATGACAGTTGCATTTCGAGACTTAACAAAGCAGAATTTTAAAGCAGCTTGGCCAGAATTTGAAAATCGTCAATTGCATTTTGAATTTATTGCCGACAAGTTAACGCTATTAATGCATGACGGTAGAAGATGGAATATTAAATCTGAGTTTGCTTTATTAACAGAGTAA
- a CDS encoding PD-(D/E)XK nuclease family protein, which translates to MSFLPHYSVNNPVKPGFLVSKLSWLHFWEQYNCCSSENSLVMTITTKDRALLEKFIVDNEELEELESKLAQFNIFEAIGVVRQEIRHSNFLAFLLNPSQNHRLDDIFLKRFLKRVLLETENPKDEKYADISAVDIDIADLKDAEVRREWQNIDILIQSPSNKLVCAIENKVDSGEHSNQLWRYREIVDIEYSNYRKVLIYLSPETDKVSDEN; encoded by the coding sequence ATGTCATTTTTACCGCACTATTCTGTCAATAATCCGGTAAAACCCGGATTTTTGGTATCAAAGTTATCTTGGCTTCATTTCTGGGAACAATACAACTGTTGTTCATCAGAAAATTCATTAGTAATGACAATAACAACAAAAGACCGAGCATTACTAGAAAAATTTATTGTTGATAATGAAGAATTAGAGGAACTGGAATCAAAGCTCGCACAGTTCAATATTTTTGAAGCAATTGGCGTAGTACGTCAGGAAATACGTCACTCCAACTTTCTAGCATTCTTATTAAATCCATCTCAAAATCACAGACTGGATGATATTTTTCTGAAGCGATTTCTTAAGCGAGTATTGCTAGAGACAGAGAACCCTAAAGATGAAAAGTATGCAGATATTAGCGCGGTTGATATTGATATAGCTGATTTAAAAGATGCTGAGGTTAGACGAGAGTGGCAAAATATTGATATTCTAATCCAATCACCCAGTAACAAATTAGTATGTGCTATAGAAAATAAGGTTGATTCTGGTGAACATTCAAATCAACTATGGAGATATCGCGAAATTGTTGATATTGAATATAGCAATTATCGAAAAGTATTAATTTATTTATCACCAGAAACTGATAAAGTCTCTGACGAAAATTGA
- a CDS encoding Uma2 family endonuclease, whose product MDTATITLPSTLKLKIDLTDEQFFQMCQKNRNYRFERTASGEVLIMAPTGGETSNRNGRLTQQLFNWVDTNDLGIAFDSNGGFKLPNGADRSPDASWVKIERWNALTPEQQEKFAPICPDFVVELRSPSDSLKDLQDKMREYIENGARLGWLIDRKNKRVEIYRPGKDVEILDNPESLSGEDVLPGFVLHLQQIM is encoded by the coding sequence ATGGACACAGCGACAATCACTTTGCCTTCTACCCTAAAATTAAAAATCGACTTGACTGATGAGCAGTTCTTCCAGATGTGTCAGAAAAACCGCAATTATCGATTTGAGCGCACAGCATCAGGGGAAGTATTAATTATGGCACCAACTGGTGGAGAAACTAGCAATCGTAATGGTAGGCTTACTCAACAGCTGTTTAATTGGGTAGACACCAATGATTTAGGAATCGCTTTTGACTCTAATGGTGGCTTTAAATTACCCAATGGTGCAGATCGTTCTCCAGATGCTTCTTGGGTAAAAATTGAGAGGTGGAATGCTTTAACCCCAGAACAACAAGAAAAATTTGCCCCCATCTGTCCTGATTTTGTAGTCGAGTTGCGTTCCCCTAGCGATTCTCTCAAAGATTTGCAGGATAAAATGCGGGAATATATTGAAAATGGCGCTCGACTAGGTTGGTTAATTGATCGGAAAAATAAGCGTGTGGAAATTTATCGTCCAGGAAAAGATGTAGAGATATTAGATAACCCTGAAAGTTTATCAGGTGAAGATGTGCTACCTGGATTTGTATTGCATTTACAGCAAATTATGTAA
- a CDS encoding YciI family protein, whose protein sequence is MPTFVKIEEGTVDKPTFDQYIPAHKAYVQDLIAKGHKAKTGYWAELGGGMMVFEAESMAEAQAIVALDPLVKNGCVKYQLHEWRIVME, encoded by the coding sequence ATGCCAACTTTTGTGAAGATTGAAGAAGGTACAGTTGATAAACCTACCTTTGATCAATATATACCTGCCCATAAAGCTTACGTTCAGGATTTAATTGCCAAGGGACACAAAGCCAAGACTGGTTATTGGGCAGAATTGGGAGGCGGAATGATGGTGTTTGAGGCAGAATCGATGGCGGAAGCTCAAGCTATTGTAGCCCTTGACCCCTTGGTAAAAAACGGCTGTGTAAAATATCAGCTACACGAATGGCGAATTGTTATGGAATAA
- a CDS encoding dihydrolipoamide acetyltransferase family protein, which produces MSIYEVFMPALSSTMTEGKIVSWVKSPGDKVEKGETVVVVESDKADMDVESFYEGYLAHILVEAGESAAVGNAIAFIVETEAEIEAAKAAASSSDAASPAPAAPQPVAAAASAGTPALASQNGSNHQEGRLVVSPRARKLAKELKIDLKTLQGSGPYGRIVAEDVEAAANKGKPAASAPVTPPPSVPTTAPAAPPSKTVAPAPAPVPAAASAVPGQVVPLTTFQNAVVRNMVATLSVPVFRVGYTITTDALDKLYKQVKSKGVTMTALLAKAVAVTLQKHPLINASYSDQGIVYHSDINISVAVAMDDGGLITPVLKNADLVDLYSLSRSWKSLVERARAKQLQPDEYNSGTFTLSNLGMFGVDTFDAILPPGQGSILAIGASRPQVVATPDGMFGVRQQMQVNITSDHRIIYGAHAAAFLQDLAKLIETNPQSLTM; this is translated from the coding sequence ATGAGCATTTACGAAGTATTTATGCCGGCGCTGAGTTCCACCATGACCGAAGGCAAAATTGTCTCTTGGGTGAAGTCTCCAGGCGATAAAGTGGAAAAAGGCGAAACAGTGGTGGTTGTCGAGTCAGATAAGGCAGATATGGATGTGGAATCCTTTTATGAAGGATATCTGGCTCACATTTTAGTGGAAGCTGGTGAATCTGCGGCTGTAGGAAATGCGATCGCTTTTATTGTAGAAACGGAAGCTGAAATCGAAGCTGCTAAGGCGGCTGCTAGTTCTAGTGACGCTGCTAGTCCTGCTCCTGCTGCGCCTCAACCAGTCGCCGCCGCTGCTTCTGCTGGAACACCAGCCTTAGCGTCTCAAAACGGCTCAAACCATCAAGAAGGAAGGCTCGTAGTTTCTCCACGAGCCCGTAAATTGGCAAAAGAGTTAAAAATCGATTTAAAGACGCTTCAAGGTAGTGGCCCCTACGGTCGTATTGTGGCTGAAGATGTGGAAGCTGCTGCAAATAAAGGTAAGCCAGCCGCTAGCGCACCAGTTACACCGCCACCATCTGTACCAACAACCGCCCCAGCTGCACCACCATCTAAGACAGTTGCACCTGCACCTGCACCTGTTCCCGCAGCAGCTAGCGCTGTTCCTGGTCAGGTAGTACCTCTAACTACCTTCCAAAATGCAGTGGTACGGAACATGGTAGCTACCTTATCTGTACCTGTTTTCCGTGTGGGTTATACAATTACCACCGATGCACTAGACAAGCTGTATAAGCAAGTTAAGTCAAAAGGGGTAACAATGACAGCGCTATTGGCAAAAGCCGTAGCAGTAACGTTGCAAAAACACCCACTAATCAATGCTAGCTATTCCGATCAAGGAATTGTTTATCATTCTGACATCAACATTTCCGTAGCTGTAGCAATGGATGATGGCGGATTGATTACACCTGTATTAAAGAATGCAGACTTAGTAGATCTTTATTCCCTATCCCGCAGTTGGAAATCTTTGGTAGAACGTGCTAGAGCCAAACAACTGCAACCAGACGAATACAACAGTGGTACATTTACTCTGTCTAACTTAGGGATGTTTGGCGTAGATACATTTGACGCAATTTTACCCCCTGGACAAGGTTCGATTTTAGCGATTGGCGCATCCCGCCCGCAAGTTGTAGCCACCCCTGATGGTATGTTTGGTGTACGTCAACAAATGCAGGTAAATATTACCTCAGACCATCGCATTATTTACGGTGCTCATGCTGCTGCATTCTTGCAAGATTTAGCTAAGTTAATTGAGACAAATCCACAATCTTTGACTATGTAA
- a CDS encoding RtcB family protein, with protein MQPKNLQRLLRALGRQGLDVTYSDVYDGLRLRTYSVRLANSPDTPAAEVLLPEGFPVEAKALKQLANLANMRHPAGGCVCRACATPDFHPGDAGVAIGSVVETVDQVIPGAVGSDINCGMRLHVADLTIDEFLKKRDLFVERMKGDYFFGTRDVTMTAHAMRALFQHGVPGWLDAMLDNATGSVVKSDLQQLSQESDRIFLDGSMNGNWKLAPAELVPDDGLVRDGGLATIGSGNHFVEVQRVDKVENRALAHAWGVREGQLAFMIHSGSRNVGKYIGGMWRDRAKAAWPQGLKYPESQIFPLSAHSHPELVASYLEAEATAANYGFINRLLLAELLRLRLREVYGDIEAPLVYDLPHNITLPSAESEEEANSQSKIARWVTRKGACPAYAGQPVIIPGSMGAYSYLMVGKGNPAFCHSASHGAGRVRSRFELNRKGASHTEAELGLTGVDCITLREERRIEEAPAAYKPIQSVIDVQVEANMVDVVARLSPVLTFKA; from the coding sequence ATGCAGCCAAAAAATCTTCAACGTCTCTTGCGTGCTTTAGGACGACAAGGTTTAGATGTTACTTACAGCGATGTCTACGACGGGCTACGCCTACGCACCTATTCTGTTCGGCTTGCTAATTCTCCTGATACCCCAGCAGCAGAAGTTCTGTTACCGGAAGGCTTTCCTGTAGAAGCTAAAGCACTCAAACAATTAGCAAATCTTGCTAACATGCGCCATCCTGCGGGTGGATGTGTCTGTCGTGCTTGTGCTACCCCTGATTTTCACCCTGGTGATGCTGGGGTTGCTATTGGTTCAGTGGTGGAAACTGTCGATCAAGTTATTCCTGGTGCTGTTGGTTCTGACATTAATTGTGGGATGCGCCTCCATGTTGCGGATTTAACAATCGATGAATTCCTCAAAAAGCGCGATTTATTTGTAGAACGCATGAAAGGCGATTACTTCTTTGGTACTCGCGATGTCACTATGACTGCTCATGCAATGCGTGCATTATTTCAGCATGGCGTTCCCGGTTGGTTGGATGCGATGCTAGATAACGCTACGGGGAGTGTAGTTAAGTCTGATTTACAGCAGCTATCCCAAGAGAGCGATCGCATTTTCTTGGATGGTTCGATGAATGGTAACTGGAAACTTGCGCCAGCAGAATTGGTTCCTGATGATGGATTGGTACGTGATGGCGGACTAGCAACCATCGGTTCGGGAAATCACTTTGTCGAAGTGCAACGAGTGGACAAAGTCGAAAATCGCGCTCTTGCTCACGCTTGGGGTGTGCGTGAGGGACAATTAGCCTTTATGATTCACTCTGGTTCGCGGAATGTAGGTAAGTACATTGGCGGAATGTGGCGAGATAGAGCCAAGGCTGCTTGGCCGCAAGGTTTAAAATACCCTGAGTCTCAGATATTTCCCCTTTCTGCTCATTCTCACCCGGAACTAGTCGCCAGTTATTTAGAAGCGGAAGCAACGGCTGCTAACTATGGTTTTATTAACCGCCTGCTGTTAGCAGAACTACTACGTCTGCGTTTGCGAGAAGTATACGGTGATATAGAAGCACCCTTAGTTTACGATTTACCGCACAACATTACCTTGCCTTCAGCAGAATCGGAAGAAGAAGCCAATTCCCAATCCAAAATCGCTAGGTGGGTAACGCGCAAAGGTGCTTGTCCAGCTTATGCAGGACAACCAGTAATTATCCCTGGTTCTATGGGCGCTTATTCCTACCTGATGGTAGGTAAAGGTAATCCCGCATTTTGCCATTCTGCATCACATGGTGCAGGAAGAGTGCGATCGCGTTTTGAACTGAACCGCAAAGGCGCATCCCACACTGAAGCCGAATTGGGATTAACTGGAGTTGATTGCATTACCTTACGCGAAGAACGCCGAATTGAGGAAGCACCAGCCGCTTACAAACCTATTCAGTCTGTAATTGATGTGCAGGTAGAAGCCAATATGGTGGATGTAGTTGCAAGGTTGAGTCCTGTATTGACTTTTAAAGCTTAA
- the pstS gene encoding phosphate ABC transporter substrate-binding protein PstS, which produces MSAQLQFKRSAGLLALIAVSLSISSCAADSKSVKAVSVVGAGASFPAPLYQRWIADYHQRNPHVEINYQSLGSSVGIQQLIQGTVDFAASDVGITHEQAAQVKREVVALPMTASSIVLAYNIPNLPTTLKLSRSAYTDIFLGKITNWNDPKIAIANPGVNLPNLPIQVIHRTDGSGTTSVLTQHLSAISPEWNNKVGAGKSIQWAVGIAAKGNEGVTAQIQQTPGAFGYVEYVYAIQNKLSVATLENKSGNYIQPTPESVAKTLESVKLPSDTLIAFIADPTNPQSYPIVTYTWLLTYKHYEDSAKAQALKNFVDWAVTEGQKSSAELGYIPLSQKVVVQVKSAAKNISH; this is translated from the coding sequence ATGTCTGCTCAACTTCAATTTAAGCGATCGGCTGGTTTGTTAGCCCTAATTGCTGTTTCGTTGAGTATTTCTTCTTGCGCGGCTGATTCTAAAAGCGTCAAAGCTGTTTCTGTTGTGGGTGCTGGGGCCAGTTTTCCTGCACCTTTATATCAGCGCTGGATTGCAGATTACCACCAACGAAATCCCCATGTAGAAATTAACTATCAGTCTTTAGGAAGCAGTGTAGGAATACAACAACTCATCCAAGGTACTGTAGACTTTGCTGCTAGTGATGTAGGAATTACACATGAACAAGCCGCTCAAGTCAAAAGGGAAGTGGTTGCTTTACCGATGACTGCCAGTTCGATAGTGTTAGCTTACAATATTCCGAATCTGCCAACTACGCTGAAGCTATCACGTTCAGCCTACACAGATATCTTTTTAGGAAAAATTACCAATTGGAACGATCCAAAAATAGCAATAGCTAATCCAGGGGTAAATTTGCCGAATCTGCCAATTCAAGTTATCCACCGAACCGATGGTAGTGGTACAACTAGCGTTTTAACACAACATCTCAGCGCTATTAGCCCAGAATGGAACAACAAAGTTGGGGCTGGTAAATCTATACAATGGGCAGTAGGGATTGCAGCTAAAGGTAATGAAGGCGTTACTGCTCAGATACAACAAACCCCAGGAGCTTTTGGTTATGTCGAGTATGTCTATGCCATACAAAATAAATTATCTGTGGCGACTTTAGAAAATAAATCTGGTAATTACATTCAGCCGACACCTGAGTCAGTAGCTAAAACTTTAGAATCGGTAAAATTGCCTAGTGATACATTAATTGCTTTTATCGCCGATCCCACAAATCCTCAGTCTTATCCAATTGTCACTTATACTTGGCTGTTAACTTATAAACATTATGAAGACTCAGCCAAAGCCCAAGCACTGAAAAATTTTGTTGACTGGGCTGTGACTGAAGGGCAAAAGTCTAGTGCAGAACTGGGATATATTCCTCTGTCTCAAAAAGTTGTAGTTCAGGTGAAGTCAGCTGCGAAAAACATATCTCACTAA
- a CDS encoding phasin family protein, which yields MPGFGDIVQKAFYLGVGLASYAGEKAGGKLAELRSQVQKLADEMVAKGEMTTDEARRFVEDMMKQAQQPPTSGTDAEQKPPAEPRRIEILEDDEEPTVKNTATSATNDVDGLRAQVLELQEELKRLQRDE from the coding sequence ATGCCTGGTTTTGGAGATATTGTTCAAAAAGCTTTTTACCTCGGTGTTGGGTTAGCTTCTTACGCAGGTGAGAAAGCAGGAGGAAAATTAGCCGAACTGCGATCGCAAGTCCAAAAACTGGCAGATGAAATGGTGGCAAAGGGCGAAATGACGACAGATGAAGCCCGTCGCTTTGTCGAAGATATGATGAAGCAAGCTCAACAGCCGCCAACATCTGGTACAGATGCAGAGCAAAAACCACCTGCTGAACCCCGCCGTATTGAAATTTTAGAAGACGATGAAGAGCCAACGGTGAAAAACACTGCAACCTCTGCAACTAATGATGTAGATGGATTGCGCGCTCAAGTCTTAGAATTGCAAGAAGAGTTAAAACGGCTGCAACGTGACGAGTAA